AATTTGAAGACATTGTTATTGCTAAGCGAAAATTAATGGCTTCTGTATCACAATCTTATTATAATTTATATGCTAATAAAGCAAAGCAAGAAGTGTTACAGGAAAATATCAAGTTGTTAGAAACTTATGAAACATTAGCATTAACAGCTGTTGAGGTTGGTAAAGCATCTGCTGTAGATGTGTTGCGATTGCAAATGCGTCAAAATGAAATGAAACAATTAAAAGATGTATTGCATCAACAATTTTTAGCTGAACAAACTAAATTTAATAAGCTTTTGAATAGGAAAAGTGATGTCGCTGTAGTGGTAGTAGATAATTTAATGTTGCCTTCAGAAGACTTTGAAATGAGTACAAATAATCTAGAGTTGCACCCAGAATTGTTGAAGTACGATAAACTATATCAATCCATAGAACACTCAGAGTTACTAAATCAAAAAGAAAGTAGCCCAATGATTGGTTTTGGTTTGGACTACATAAATATAGAGCCAAGACCAGACATGAATTTCTCCGATAACGGTAAAGATATTGTGATGCCTATGGTTACACTTTCAATTCCAATTTTTAATAAAAAATATAAGTCTCAAACGAAACAAAATGTGTTAGCGCAGCAAGAATTAAAAACTCAAAAGCAAGAACGTTTAAACATCTTGGAAACACTTTTAAGCAAAGCGATTAACGATCGTATTTCTGCTAGAATAAGTTTTGAAACGCAAACCAAGAATTTAAAACAAGCTAAAGACGCAGAGGATATTTTAATTAAAAGTTACGAAACAGGAACCATAGATTTTAATGATGTTTTAGATATTCAAGAACTACAACTCAAGTTTCAAATGAACCAAATAGAGTCTATCAAAAGTTACTATGTACAAAGCACTATAGTTAATTATTTAATTCAGTAATAATGAAATGAGCGGTTGTATTAATATGAACCTATTAAAGGTTTTTTAAAAGAATTAATGACATCTGACCATTGAGAACATAAAAAAAAACAAATGAAACATACATATCACATACACGGCATGACATGCAACGGCTGTCGCAGTCACGTAGAAAAAACACTATCAGAAGTTTCAGGTGTGTCAAAGGCTTCTGTTAATTTAGAAAAGGCTGAAGCAACCATCGAAATGGATTCTCATATTCCTCTAGAAACGTTTCAAAAAGCGTTAGAGGAAGATGGCGGCAGTTACAGTATTCATAACCAAGGAGAACACCAACATACCAAAGAGGAAAAAGCGCCAAAGCCAAAAGGTAAGGGTACAGGCACCTTTTATTGTCCAATGCATTGCGAAGGCGATAAAACTTATAACCAACCAGGAGACTGTCCTGTTTGTGGCATGGATTTGGTTGAAGAACAAAACCTTTCAACTTTACATTCAGAACAATGGACATGCCCTATGCATCCAGAAATTATAAAAGATGAAGCAGGTGCTTGTCCTAAATGTGGAATGGATTTGGTGCCCTTGGAAGCCGATAGTTTAGCAGAAGAGAAAACCTATAAAAAGTTATTGAAGAAGTTTAAAATAGCCATTGCTTTTACATTGCCAATTTTCTTGATAGCAATGAGTGAGATGCTTACCAATAATCCATTGTATGACATTATGGAGCAAAAATATTGGAATTGGATGCAATTCGCTCTGTCTATTCCTGTCGTGTTTTATGCAACATGGATGTTTTTTGAGCGTGCCTACAAAAGTATAAAAACATGGCATCTAAATATGTTTACACTTATTGGAATAGGAGCAGGTGTAGCTTGGTTGTTTAGTGTTTTTGGCATGTTTTTTCCAAATGTATTTCCTGCACAGTTTAAAACAGAATCGGGTGCAGTGCATGTTTATTTTGAAGCAGCAACAGTAATTCTAACCTTGGTGCTTTTAGGCCAGCTTTTAGAAGCGCGTGCTCATAGTAAAACCAATTCTGCAGTTAAGGAACTATTAAAGTTAGCGCCCAATAAAGCTGTAAAAATAATAGATGGTGAAGAGATTGAAGTCAGTATTGATAAGATCGCATTAAATGATATTCTCAAAGTAAAACCTGGTGATAAAA
This genomic interval from Tamlana carrageenivorans contains the following:
- a CDS encoding TolC family protein, with the translated sequence MKRLIYTLLGLFIFSISNAQELETLVNEALNNNPEIQKFELQYSIASEKVNEVNTIPNTEFGVGYFVSEPETRTGAQRFKLSAKQMIPWFGSITSRENYVNALADAKFEDIVIAKRKLMASVSQSYYNLYANKAKQEVLQENIKLLETYETLALTAVEVGKASAVDVLRLQMRQNEMKQLKDVLHQQFLAEQTKFNKLLNRKSDVAVVVVDNLMLPSEDFEMSTNNLELHPELLKYDKLYQSIEHSELLNQKESSPMIGFGLDYINIEPRPDMNFSDNGKDIVMPMVTLSIPIFNKKYKSQTKQNVLAQQELKTQKQERLNILETLLSKAINDRISARISFETQTKNLKQAKDAEDILIKSYETGTIDFNDVLDIQELQLKFQMNQIESIKSYYVQSTIVNYLIQ